From the Selenomonas timonae genome, one window contains:
- a CDS encoding methyl-accepting chemotaxis protein — translation MQFKSIRTKFLASVLPVMLVGFLVFFGVSYKMASNMLVENADTIGKGVGKQAALEVRRIFETNEVHLEILSGNEAILHGDNAAKLVALQEVKQHTEVFSNVAYLGLDGIGLDADGNEIDRSDRDYFKKAVQTKKTVVSEPVISAISGKVVTVIGVPVIENGTVVGVVAGTIGLSRFDDTLAKMATYRTGQLVVMDESGLVIIHPNEPAQVGKLDFSKEVSSVKISMSLVDAFKSVIDKNEPALAHYERESGEGMTGSLVPIQLDGRRWVVMSEASDSEILEDAHTLLMVLAGLTIVIVLIISALIFFVSNNFAAGIQKVVRVCDILNSGDLRETPKTITSQDEMGQLSDGFIKMRHTLNTLIKRIQSNATELSTAAEGLTEASQQSAEASNHVAMSITEIAEGVERQSNASTSVANAAASISSHAAGMSKQAGEVAEVTNKTVERVQEGRRSIDEVVNYMEQIKTGSETVDAAISALGKSSEEISHSVEVIGSIAEQTNLLALNAAIEAARAGEHGRGFAVVAEEVRKLAEESGEFSKKISETMQSVQADMERAVEAGKRGSEYVGHGLESVRTADDVFQSIAESIQQLGDGVKGITSGIQQMENETQTVRAQIEEIQKVSTVNADSAQNVSAATEEQSASMEEIAAATRRLSNLADELADETKKFKL, via the coding sequence ATGCAGTTTAAATCCATTCGTACAAAGTTTTTAGCATCTGTATTGCCTGTGATGCTCGTCGGTTTTCTCGTGTTCTTTGGCGTAAGCTACAAAATGGCGAGCAATATGCTCGTGGAGAATGCGGATACGATCGGCAAGGGTGTTGGCAAGCAGGCAGCACTCGAGGTACGGCGCATCTTTGAGACGAACGAGGTACATCTCGAGATTCTGTCAGGCAATGAGGCCATTCTGCACGGAGATAATGCGGCTAAGCTGGTTGCACTGCAGGAGGTAAAGCAGCATACCGAGGTCTTCTCGAATGTAGCCTATCTTGGTCTCGATGGAATTGGACTCGATGCGGACGGCAACGAGATCGACCGTTCGGATCGCGATTATTTTAAGAAGGCTGTCCAGACGAAGAAGACCGTCGTCTCGGAGCCTGTGATCTCTGCGATCTCCGGCAAGGTTGTCACCGTCATCGGTGTTCCTGTGATAGAGAACGGCACGGTTGTAGGTGTGGTTGCGGGAACCATCGGACTCTCGCGCTTTGACGATACCCTTGCGAAGATGGCGACCTATCGGACAGGTCAGCTTGTCGTCATGGACGAGTCGGGGCTTGTCATCATCCACCCGAATGAACCGGCTCAGGTCGGCAAACTCGACTTCAGCAAGGAGGTCTCGAGCGTCAAGATCTCGATGAGCCTTGTGGATGCATTTAAGTCTGTCATCGACAAGAACGAGCCTGCACTTGCACATTATGAACGTGAGTCGGGCGAGGGGATGACGGGCTCCCTGGTTCCAATTCAGCTTGATGGACGGCGCTGGGTCGTCATGTCGGAGGCGTCTGACAGTGAGATCCTTGAGGATGCACATACGCTGCTGATGGTACTGGCGGGGCTGACCATCGTTATCGTTCTCATTATCTCAGCGCTGATTTTCTTCGTTTCGAATAATTTTGCAGCAGGCATCCAGAAGGTTGTGCGCGTCTGTGACATACTCAACAGTGGCGATCTGCGCGAGACGCCGAAGACCATCACTTCGCAGGATGAGATGGGGCAGCTCTCGGATGGCTTCATCAAGATGCGGCATACGCTCAATACGCTGATTAAGAGAATCCAGTCCAATGCGACGGAGCTCTCAACTGCGGCAGAGGGGCTCACAGAGGCATCCCAGCAGTCGGCGGAGGCGTCCAACCACGTTGCCATGTCGATCACGGAGATCGCCGAGGGCGTGGAGCGTCAGTCCAATGCCTCAACCTCGGTAGCGAATGCGGCGGCCTCGATCTCGAGCCATGCTGCGGGTATGTCCAAGCAGGCGGGTGAGGTTGCAGAGGTCACGAACAAGACGGTGGAACGCGTGCAGGAGGGGCGCCGCTCCATCGACGAGGTCGTGAACTACATGGAGCAGATCAAGACGGGTTCGGAGACCGTCGATGCCGCAATCTCGGCACTCGGTAAGAGCTCCGAGGAGATCAGCCACAGCGTCGAGGTCATCGGCAGCATTGCCGAGCAGACGAACCTGCTCGCGCTCAACGCGGCCATCGAGGCGGCGCGTGCGGGTGAGCACGGACGCGGCTTTGCCGTCGTTGCCGAGGAGGTCAGGAAGCTCGCCGAGGAATCGGGCGAGTTCTCGAAGAAGATCTCCGAGACCATGCAGTCCGTACAGGCGGATATGGAGCGCGCGGTCGAGGCCGGCAAGCGCGGCAGTGAGTACGTCGGACATGGTCTGGAATCGGTTCGTACGGCAGACGATGTGTTCCAGTCGATCGCGGAGTCGATTCAGCAGCTCGGCGACGGCGTAAAGGGCATCACCTCGGGCATTCAGCAGATGGAGAACGAGACGCAGACGGTGCGTGCACAGATCGAGGAGATCCAGAAGGTTAGCACGGTGAATGCCGACAGTGCTCAGAATGTCTCTGCGGCGACCGAAGAGCAGTCTGCCTCCATGGAGGAGATTGCGGCGGCGACACGACGCCTCTCCAACCTTGCGGATGAGCTCGCAGACGAGACGAAGAAGTTCAAACTCTAA
- a CDS encoding saccharopine dehydrogenase family protein yields the protein MGKAMIIGAGGVASVAVHKCCQNPEVFEEILIASRTKSKCDALKAKLDGGKTKIETAAVDADNVPELTALIREFKPDVVLNLALPYQDLHVMDACLAAGVHYVDTANYEPEDTAKFEYSWQWAYADRFREAGLTALLGSGFDPGVTGVFSAYAMKHEFDEINYIDILDCNGGDHGYPFATNFNPEINIREVSAKGSYWENGAWVETEPMEIKRVYDFAEVGQKDMYLLHHEELESLAKNIKGIKRIRFFMTFGESYLTHLRCLENVGMTSIEPIDFEGHKIIPLQFLKAVLPDPASLGSRTKGKTNIGCIFRGKKDGKEKNYYLYNVCDHEACYAEVGSQAVAYTTGVPAMIGAMMVMTGKWRRPGVFNVEEFDPDPFMDALNVWGLPWQESHSPVLVD from the coding sequence ATGGGAAAAGCGATGATTATTGGTGCCGGCGGCGTTGCGAGCGTTGCCGTGCATAAATGCTGTCAGAATCCGGAGGTCTTTGAGGAGATCCTCATTGCCTCGCGCACGAAGTCGAAATGCGATGCGCTGAAGGCGAAGCTGGACGGCGGCAAGACGAAGATCGAGACCGCCGCCGTGGATGCGGACAACGTGCCGGAGCTCACGGCGCTCATTCGCGAATTTAAGCCGGATGTCGTGCTGAACCTCGCGCTCCCGTATCAGGATCTGCACGTCATGGATGCGTGCCTTGCGGCGGGCGTGCATTACGTCGATACGGCAAACTACGAGCCCGAGGACACGGCGAAATTCGAGTACAGCTGGCAGTGGGCGTATGCGGATCGCTTCCGCGAGGCGGGGCTGACGGCGCTGCTCGGCTCGGGATTCGACCCCGGCGTGACGGGCGTGTTCAGCGCGTACGCGATGAAGCACGAGTTTGACGAGATCAACTACATCGACATCCTCGACTGCAACGGCGGCGACCACGGCTATCCCTTTGCAACGAACTTCAATCCCGAGATCAACATCCGCGAGGTCTCGGCAAAGGGCAGCTACTGGGAGAACGGCGCGTGGGTCGAGACAGAGCCGATGGAGATCAAGCGCGTCTATGATTTTGCCGAGGTCGGGCAGAAGGACATGTATCTCCTGCACCACGAGGAACTCGAGTCGCTCGCGAAAAACATCAAAGGCATCAAGCGCATCCGCTTCTTTATGACCTTCGGTGAGAGCTATCTCACGCATCTGCGCTGCTTGGAGAACGTCGGCATGACCTCCATCGAGCCGATCGACTTCGAGGGGCACAAGATCATCCCGCTGCAGTTCCTGAAGGCGGTGCTGCCCGACCCCGCGAGCCTCGGCTCGCGCACGAAGGGCAAGACGAACATCGGCTGCATCTTCCGTGGGAAGAAGGACGGGAAAGAAAAGAACTACTACCTCTACAATGTCTGCGACCATGAGGCGTGCTACGCCGAGGTCGGCTCGCAGGCGGTCGCCTACACGACGGGCGTGCCCGCGATGATTGGCGCGATGATGGTGATGACGGGAAAGTGGCGGCGTCCCGGCGTGTTCAACGTCGAGGAGTTCGACCCCGATCCGTTCATGGACGCGCTGAACGTCTG